In Onychostoma macrolepis isolate SWU-2019 chromosome 12, ASM1243209v1, whole genome shotgun sequence, a single window of DNA contains:
- the sun1a gene encoding SUN domain-containing protein 1 isoform X1: MSRRSLRLHTNTSHYGDDSLLDSSLHHSVVFSRDQTLKSRRAHHSVSGTPQIVQTPRSASTSVLQAHNSTLNSCAPSNASLLSSFLEESSIQEHTLVDSFWGLDEDCDIKEQTIIAHHSTVEAKTQTSTAQNGFICKDSSNASPSKNNSSLHDATGHQASFTETPSTASFPNTTLYCRDKNRKYKPGVLRMLSETCLHNGKRIASFVVYICTLLMQMALLKGLLLSVLQWCVRVCKGIARSTAAVLRKTLQSVLQKRATNGCANGGIIQKISGLPAFSRLESEVAITDITVRKPGNEKYYSSMSVKEVVLQKERPKISGVLWKTTSGSFLWLVDFFAKCLPMLSKVLFLVPFLLFLALCYWGPSGLFANVMVWRDASYVTPQSTSMGDSEERQTPPDTHTQRPSVLSLSSVEVERLMRLEDNLSQLWDRVTGGLLRQEEQHTEVLSLYNTLRSELHTERLTDRESLGKWIGDLLEERFSLLKGEVQKEAKYTQQHQEKHAEERQSENTRLAEAEALLQTLARKTEELQRKQEPAFRKIPEAEAPSPDLHSEDAESSSSEDLLAEVRRLEETLERIRDDVQGLMGCREKCEQLDSLSVSVSEQVEKEIRSLFYGSDKAEELELPESLLQWLSDHFVSTTELQASLSALENRILGNLSLQVEEGKSPSKETITQTVRQATGEAGLSEEHVQLIVNNAMKLYSEDRTGLVDYALESGGGSIISTRCSESFDTKTALLSLFGLPLWYFSQSPRVVIQPDVHPGNCWAFKGSQGYLVIGLSMKIVPTAFSLDHVPKSLSPTGKISSAPQEFNVYGLDDEQQEEGQLLGQFVYDEDGDALQTFFVSEEVPRGFQIIEMKVLSNWGHPEYTCVYRFRVHGKLVDEELASS, from the exons ATGTCCAGACGCAGTCTCCGTCTGCACACCAACACAAGTCACTATGGAGACGACAGTCTACTTGACTCGTCTCTTCACCACAGTGTCGTCTTCAGCCGTGACCA GACACTGAAGAGCAGAAGAGCTCATCACTCTGTTTCAGGGACCCCACAGATTGTTCAAACCCCGAGGTCTGCCTCAACGTCAGTCCTGCAGGCCCATAACAGCACACTGAACAGCTGTGCTCCCAGCAATGCCTCTCTGCTGTCCTCTTTCTTAGAGGAGTCCTCCATACAGGAACACACCCTAGTCGACAGCTTTTGGG gtTTGGATGAAGACTGTGATATTAAGG AACAGACAATCAttgcacaccacagcacagtgGAGGCTAAAACACAGACCTCTACAGCACAGAATGGTTTCATCTGCAAAGACTCCTCCAACGCCTCTCCATCCAAGAACAACAGTTCCCTTCATGATGCTACTGGGCATCAGGCGTCTTTTACAGAGACACCCAGCACAGCCTCCTTTCCAAACACTACGTTGTACTGCAGGGACAAGAATCGCAAATACAAGCCAG GTGTGCTGAGGATGTTGTCTGAGACGTGCCTGCATAACGGAAAGAGAATTGCTTCATTTGTGGTGTACATATGCACACTACTGATGCAGATGGCTCTGCTCAAAG GCCTGCTGTTATCAGTGTTGCAGtggtgtgtgcgagtgtgtaaGGGAATTGCTCGCTCTACAGCCGCTGTGCTGAGGAAGACATTGCAGTCTGTGCTGCAGAAGAGAGCAACCAATGGCTGTGCTAACGGAG GCATCATACAAAAGATATCTGGTTTGCCAGCATTCAGTCGTCTTGAAAGTGAAGTTGCAATAACGGATATAACTGTTCGTAAACCAG GTAATGAGAAATACTACAGCAGTATGAGTGTTAAAGAGGTAGTGCTGCAAAAGGAACGACCGAAGATCAGCGGTGTACTGT GGAAGACGACCTCAGGAAGCTTCTTGTGGCTTGTTGATTTCTTTGCAAA GTGTCTCCCTATGCTCTCGAAAGTCCTATTTCTTGTACCTTTCCTTCTGTTTCTTG CTTTGTGCTACTGGGGGCCGTCCGGACTGTTTGCTAATGTGATGGTGTGGAGAGACGCCTCCTATGTCACCCCTCAATCCACCTCCATGGGCGACTCAGAGGAGAGACAAACTCCccctgacacacacactcag AGGCCCTCAGTTCTGTCGTTGTCATCAGTAGAGGTGGAGAGGTTGATGCGTTTAGAGGACAACTTGTCTCAGCTGTGGGATCGAGTAACTGGGGGTTTGCTCCGGCAGGAGGAGCAGCACACTGAAGTGCTCAGTCTGTATAACACACTGCGCTCAGAGCTCCACACAGAGAGActcacagacagagagagtcTGGGAAAGTGGATTGGAGACCTGCTGGAGGAGCGATTCAGCCTGCTGAAAGGCGAGGTGCAGAAAGAGGCCAAGTACACGCAGCAG CATCAGGAAAAGCATGCAGAAGAGCGTCAGTCAGAGAACACTCGACTCGCTGAAGCTGAGGCTCTCCTTCAGACGTTGGCGCGCAAAACTGAG GAGTTGCAGAGAAAACAAGAGCCTGCTTTTAGAAAGATTCCTGAGGCTGAGGCGCCCTCCCCTGATCTTCACAG TGAGGATGCTGAGAGCAGCTCCAGTGAGGATTTGCTGGCAGAGGTGAGGCGGCTAGAGGAGACTTTGGAGCGCATCAGAGATGATGTGCAGGGGCTGATGGGATGCAGAGAAAAGTGTGAACAGCTGGACTCCCTTTCAGTCTCA GTATCCGAGCAAGTGGAGAAGGAAATCAGGTCTCTGTTTTATGGCAGTGACAAAGCAGAAGAACTGGAGCTTCCTGAATCTCTCCTGCAGTGGCTCTCTGATCACTTTGTGAGCACCACTGAACTGCAGGCTTCACTCAGTGCTCTGGAGAACAGAATTCTGGGTAACCTGTCTCTTCAGGTAGAGGAAGGCAAGTCACCTTCTAAAGAGACGATCACCCAAACTGTACGACAAGCCACAGGGGAGGCAGGCCTCTCTGAGGAA CATGTACAGTTGATTGTCAACAATGCGATGAAGCTCTATTCAGAAGACCGCACCGGTCTGGTGGACTATGCATTGGAATCTGGAG GAGGCAGCATCATAAGCACACGCTGTTCAGAGTCCTTTGACACCAAAACTGCACTGCTGAGTCTGTTTGGCCTCCCACTGTGGTACTTCTCCCAGTCACCACGTgtagtcatacag CCAGATGTGCATCCTGGGAACTGCTGGGCATTTAAAGGATCACAAGGTTATCTGGTGATTGGGTTGTCCATGAAGATTGTGCCTACAGCCTTTTCTCTAGATCATGTGCCCAAATCCCTGTCACCCACCGGGAAAATCAGCAGTGCCCCGCAAGAGTTCAATGTATAT GGTCTTGATGATGAGCAGCAAGAAGAGGGGCAGTTGCTCGGACAGTTTGTTTATGATGAAGATGGAGATGCTCTTCAGACTTTCTTTGTATCT GAGGAGGTTCCAAGAGGTTTTCAGATCATTGAGATGAAAGTGCTGTCTAACTGGGGTCATCCTGAATACACCTGTGTGTACCGTTTCCGGGTTCACGGGAAGCTTGTTGATGAAGAACTTGCAAGCAGTTAA
- the sun1a gene encoding SUN domain-containing protein 1 isoform X3, with amino-acid sequence MSRRSLRLHTNTSHYGDDSLLDSSLHHSVVFSRDQTLKSRRAHHSVSGTPQIVQTPRSASTSVLQAHNSTLNSCAPSNASLLSSFLEESSIQEHTLVDSFWGLDEDCDIKEQTIIAHHSTVEAKTQTSTAQNGFICKDSSNASPSKNNSSLHDATGHQASFTETPSTASFPNTTLYCRDKNRKYKPGVLRMLSETCLHNGKRIASFVVYICTLLMQMALLKGNEKYYSSMSVKEVVLQKERPKISGVLWKTTSGSFLWLVDFFAKCLPMLSKVLFLVPFLLFLALCYWGPSGLFANVMVWRDASYVTPQSTSMGDSEERQTPPDTHTQRPSVLSLSSVEVERLMRLEDNLSQLWDRVTGGLLRQEEQHTEVLSLYNTLRSELHTERLTDRESLGKWIGDLLEERFSLLKGEVQKEAKYTQQHQEKHAEERQSENTRLAEAEALLQTLARKTEELQRKQEPAFRKIPEAEAPSPDLHSEDAESSSSEDLLAEVRRLEETLERIRDDVQGLMGCREKCEQLDSLSVSVSEQVEKEIRSLFYGSDKAEELELPESLLQWLSDHFVSTTELQASLSALENRILGNLSLQVEEGKSPSKETITQTVRQATGEAGLSEEHVQLIVNNAMKLYSEDRTGLVDYALESGGGSIISTRCSESFDTKTALLSLFGLPLWYFSQSPRVVIQPDVHPGNCWAFKGSQGYLVIGLSMKIVPTAFSLDHVPKSLSPTGKISSAPQEFNVYGLDDEQQEEGQLLGQFVYDEDGDALQTFFVSEEVPRGFQIIEMKVLSNWGHPEYTCVYRFRVHGKLVDEELASS; translated from the exons ATGTCCAGACGCAGTCTCCGTCTGCACACCAACACAAGTCACTATGGAGACGACAGTCTACTTGACTCGTCTCTTCACCACAGTGTCGTCTTCAGCCGTGACCA GACACTGAAGAGCAGAAGAGCTCATCACTCTGTTTCAGGGACCCCACAGATTGTTCAAACCCCGAGGTCTGCCTCAACGTCAGTCCTGCAGGCCCATAACAGCACACTGAACAGCTGTGCTCCCAGCAATGCCTCTCTGCTGTCCTCTTTCTTAGAGGAGTCCTCCATACAGGAACACACCCTAGTCGACAGCTTTTGGG gtTTGGATGAAGACTGTGATATTAAGG AACAGACAATCAttgcacaccacagcacagtgGAGGCTAAAACACAGACCTCTACAGCACAGAATGGTTTCATCTGCAAAGACTCCTCCAACGCCTCTCCATCCAAGAACAACAGTTCCCTTCATGATGCTACTGGGCATCAGGCGTCTTTTACAGAGACACCCAGCACAGCCTCCTTTCCAAACACTACGTTGTACTGCAGGGACAAGAATCGCAAATACAAGCCAG GTGTGCTGAGGATGTTGTCTGAGACGTGCCTGCATAACGGAAAGAGAATTGCTTCATTTGTGGTGTACATATGCACACTACTGATGCAGATGGCTCTGCTCAAAG GTAATGAGAAATACTACAGCAGTATGAGTGTTAAAGAGGTAGTGCTGCAAAAGGAACGACCGAAGATCAGCGGTGTACTGT GGAAGACGACCTCAGGAAGCTTCTTGTGGCTTGTTGATTTCTTTGCAAA GTGTCTCCCTATGCTCTCGAAAGTCCTATTTCTTGTACCTTTCCTTCTGTTTCTTG CTTTGTGCTACTGGGGGCCGTCCGGACTGTTTGCTAATGTGATGGTGTGGAGAGACGCCTCCTATGTCACCCCTCAATCCACCTCCATGGGCGACTCAGAGGAGAGACAAACTCCccctgacacacacactcag AGGCCCTCAGTTCTGTCGTTGTCATCAGTAGAGGTGGAGAGGTTGATGCGTTTAGAGGACAACTTGTCTCAGCTGTGGGATCGAGTAACTGGGGGTTTGCTCCGGCAGGAGGAGCAGCACACTGAAGTGCTCAGTCTGTATAACACACTGCGCTCAGAGCTCCACACAGAGAGActcacagacagagagagtcTGGGAAAGTGGATTGGAGACCTGCTGGAGGAGCGATTCAGCCTGCTGAAAGGCGAGGTGCAGAAAGAGGCCAAGTACACGCAGCAG CATCAGGAAAAGCATGCAGAAGAGCGTCAGTCAGAGAACACTCGACTCGCTGAAGCTGAGGCTCTCCTTCAGACGTTGGCGCGCAAAACTGAG GAGTTGCAGAGAAAACAAGAGCCTGCTTTTAGAAAGATTCCTGAGGCTGAGGCGCCCTCCCCTGATCTTCACAG TGAGGATGCTGAGAGCAGCTCCAGTGAGGATTTGCTGGCAGAGGTGAGGCGGCTAGAGGAGACTTTGGAGCGCATCAGAGATGATGTGCAGGGGCTGATGGGATGCAGAGAAAAGTGTGAACAGCTGGACTCCCTTTCAGTCTCA GTATCCGAGCAAGTGGAGAAGGAAATCAGGTCTCTGTTTTATGGCAGTGACAAAGCAGAAGAACTGGAGCTTCCTGAATCTCTCCTGCAGTGGCTCTCTGATCACTTTGTGAGCACCACTGAACTGCAGGCTTCACTCAGTGCTCTGGAGAACAGAATTCTGGGTAACCTGTCTCTTCAGGTAGAGGAAGGCAAGTCACCTTCTAAAGAGACGATCACCCAAACTGTACGACAAGCCACAGGGGAGGCAGGCCTCTCTGAGGAA CATGTACAGTTGATTGTCAACAATGCGATGAAGCTCTATTCAGAAGACCGCACCGGTCTGGTGGACTATGCATTGGAATCTGGAG GAGGCAGCATCATAAGCACACGCTGTTCAGAGTCCTTTGACACCAAAACTGCACTGCTGAGTCTGTTTGGCCTCCCACTGTGGTACTTCTCCCAGTCACCACGTgtagtcatacag CCAGATGTGCATCCTGGGAACTGCTGGGCATTTAAAGGATCACAAGGTTATCTGGTGATTGGGTTGTCCATGAAGATTGTGCCTACAGCCTTTTCTCTAGATCATGTGCCCAAATCCCTGTCACCCACCGGGAAAATCAGCAGTGCCCCGCAAGAGTTCAATGTATAT GGTCTTGATGATGAGCAGCAAGAAGAGGGGCAGTTGCTCGGACAGTTTGTTTATGATGAAGATGGAGATGCTCTTCAGACTTTCTTTGTATCT GAGGAGGTTCCAAGAGGTTTTCAGATCATTGAGATGAAAGTGCTGTCTAACTGGGGTCATCCTGAATACACCTGTGTGTACCGTTTCCGGGTTCACGGGAAGCTTGTTGATGAAGAACTTGCAAGCAGTTAA
- the sun1a gene encoding SUN domain-containing protein 1 isoform X2 — MSRRSLRLHTNTSHYGDDSLLDSSLHHSVVFSRDQTLKSRRAHHSVSGTPQIVQTPRSASTSVLQAHNSTLNSCAPSNASLLSSFLEESSIQEHTLVDSFWGLDEDCDIKEQTIIAHHSTVEAKTQTSTAQNGFICKDSSNASPSKNNSSLHDATGHQASFTETPSTASFPNTTLYCRDKNRKYKPGVLRMLSETCLHNGKRIASFVVYICTLLMQMALLKGLLLSVLQWCVRVCKGIARSTAAVLRKTLQSVLQKRATNGCANGGNEKYYSSMSVKEVVLQKERPKISGVLWKTTSGSFLWLVDFFAKCLPMLSKVLFLVPFLLFLALCYWGPSGLFANVMVWRDASYVTPQSTSMGDSEERQTPPDTHTQRPSVLSLSSVEVERLMRLEDNLSQLWDRVTGGLLRQEEQHTEVLSLYNTLRSELHTERLTDRESLGKWIGDLLEERFSLLKGEVQKEAKYTQQHQEKHAEERQSENTRLAEAEALLQTLARKTEELQRKQEPAFRKIPEAEAPSPDLHSEDAESSSSEDLLAEVRRLEETLERIRDDVQGLMGCREKCEQLDSLSVSVSEQVEKEIRSLFYGSDKAEELELPESLLQWLSDHFVSTTELQASLSALENRILGNLSLQVEEGKSPSKETITQTVRQATGEAGLSEEHVQLIVNNAMKLYSEDRTGLVDYALESGGGSIISTRCSESFDTKTALLSLFGLPLWYFSQSPRVVIQPDVHPGNCWAFKGSQGYLVIGLSMKIVPTAFSLDHVPKSLSPTGKISSAPQEFNVYGLDDEQQEEGQLLGQFVYDEDGDALQTFFVSEEVPRGFQIIEMKVLSNWGHPEYTCVYRFRVHGKLVDEELASS, encoded by the exons ATGTCCAGACGCAGTCTCCGTCTGCACACCAACACAAGTCACTATGGAGACGACAGTCTACTTGACTCGTCTCTTCACCACAGTGTCGTCTTCAGCCGTGACCA GACACTGAAGAGCAGAAGAGCTCATCACTCTGTTTCAGGGACCCCACAGATTGTTCAAACCCCGAGGTCTGCCTCAACGTCAGTCCTGCAGGCCCATAACAGCACACTGAACAGCTGTGCTCCCAGCAATGCCTCTCTGCTGTCCTCTTTCTTAGAGGAGTCCTCCATACAGGAACACACCCTAGTCGACAGCTTTTGGG gtTTGGATGAAGACTGTGATATTAAGG AACAGACAATCAttgcacaccacagcacagtgGAGGCTAAAACACAGACCTCTACAGCACAGAATGGTTTCATCTGCAAAGACTCCTCCAACGCCTCTCCATCCAAGAACAACAGTTCCCTTCATGATGCTACTGGGCATCAGGCGTCTTTTACAGAGACACCCAGCACAGCCTCCTTTCCAAACACTACGTTGTACTGCAGGGACAAGAATCGCAAATACAAGCCAG GTGTGCTGAGGATGTTGTCTGAGACGTGCCTGCATAACGGAAAGAGAATTGCTTCATTTGTGGTGTACATATGCACACTACTGATGCAGATGGCTCTGCTCAAAG GCCTGCTGTTATCAGTGTTGCAGtggtgtgtgcgagtgtgtaaGGGAATTGCTCGCTCTACAGCCGCTGTGCTGAGGAAGACATTGCAGTCTGTGCTGCAGAAGAGAGCAACCAATGGCTGTGCTAACGGAG GTAATGAGAAATACTACAGCAGTATGAGTGTTAAAGAGGTAGTGCTGCAAAAGGAACGACCGAAGATCAGCGGTGTACTGT GGAAGACGACCTCAGGAAGCTTCTTGTGGCTTGTTGATTTCTTTGCAAA GTGTCTCCCTATGCTCTCGAAAGTCCTATTTCTTGTACCTTTCCTTCTGTTTCTTG CTTTGTGCTACTGGGGGCCGTCCGGACTGTTTGCTAATGTGATGGTGTGGAGAGACGCCTCCTATGTCACCCCTCAATCCACCTCCATGGGCGACTCAGAGGAGAGACAAACTCCccctgacacacacactcag AGGCCCTCAGTTCTGTCGTTGTCATCAGTAGAGGTGGAGAGGTTGATGCGTTTAGAGGACAACTTGTCTCAGCTGTGGGATCGAGTAACTGGGGGTTTGCTCCGGCAGGAGGAGCAGCACACTGAAGTGCTCAGTCTGTATAACACACTGCGCTCAGAGCTCCACACAGAGAGActcacagacagagagagtcTGGGAAAGTGGATTGGAGACCTGCTGGAGGAGCGATTCAGCCTGCTGAAAGGCGAGGTGCAGAAAGAGGCCAAGTACACGCAGCAG CATCAGGAAAAGCATGCAGAAGAGCGTCAGTCAGAGAACACTCGACTCGCTGAAGCTGAGGCTCTCCTTCAGACGTTGGCGCGCAAAACTGAG GAGTTGCAGAGAAAACAAGAGCCTGCTTTTAGAAAGATTCCTGAGGCTGAGGCGCCCTCCCCTGATCTTCACAG TGAGGATGCTGAGAGCAGCTCCAGTGAGGATTTGCTGGCAGAGGTGAGGCGGCTAGAGGAGACTTTGGAGCGCATCAGAGATGATGTGCAGGGGCTGATGGGATGCAGAGAAAAGTGTGAACAGCTGGACTCCCTTTCAGTCTCA GTATCCGAGCAAGTGGAGAAGGAAATCAGGTCTCTGTTTTATGGCAGTGACAAAGCAGAAGAACTGGAGCTTCCTGAATCTCTCCTGCAGTGGCTCTCTGATCACTTTGTGAGCACCACTGAACTGCAGGCTTCACTCAGTGCTCTGGAGAACAGAATTCTGGGTAACCTGTCTCTTCAGGTAGAGGAAGGCAAGTCACCTTCTAAAGAGACGATCACCCAAACTGTACGACAAGCCACAGGGGAGGCAGGCCTCTCTGAGGAA CATGTACAGTTGATTGTCAACAATGCGATGAAGCTCTATTCAGAAGACCGCACCGGTCTGGTGGACTATGCATTGGAATCTGGAG GAGGCAGCATCATAAGCACACGCTGTTCAGAGTCCTTTGACACCAAAACTGCACTGCTGAGTCTGTTTGGCCTCCCACTGTGGTACTTCTCCCAGTCACCACGTgtagtcatacag CCAGATGTGCATCCTGGGAACTGCTGGGCATTTAAAGGATCACAAGGTTATCTGGTGATTGGGTTGTCCATGAAGATTGTGCCTACAGCCTTTTCTCTAGATCATGTGCCCAAATCCCTGTCACCCACCGGGAAAATCAGCAGTGCCCCGCAAGAGTTCAATGTATAT GGTCTTGATGATGAGCAGCAAGAAGAGGGGCAGTTGCTCGGACAGTTTGTTTATGATGAAGATGGAGATGCTCTTCAGACTTTCTTTGTATCT GAGGAGGTTCCAAGAGGTTTTCAGATCATTGAGATGAAAGTGCTGTCTAACTGGGGTCATCCTGAATACACCTGTGTGTACCGTTTCCGGGTTCACGGGAAGCTTGTTGATGAAGAACTTGCAAGCAGTTAA
- the sun1a gene encoding SUN domain-containing protein 1 isoform X4 → MSRRSLRLHTNTSHYGDDSLLDSSLHHSVVFSRDQTLKSRRAHHSVSGTPQIVQTPRSASTSVLQAHNSTLNSCAPSNASLLSSFLEESSIQEHTLVDSFWGLDEDCDIKEQTIIAHHSTVEAKTQTSTAQNGFICKDSSNASPSKNNSSLHDATGHQASFTETPSTASFPNTTLYCRDKNRKYKPGNEKYYSSMSVKEVVLQKERPKISGVLWKTTSGSFLWLVDFFAKCLPMLSKVLFLVPFLLFLALCYWGPSGLFANVMVWRDASYVTPQSTSMGDSEERQTPPDTHTQRPSVLSLSSVEVERLMRLEDNLSQLWDRVTGGLLRQEEQHTEVLSLYNTLRSELHTERLTDRESLGKWIGDLLEERFSLLKGEVQKEAKYTQQHQEKHAEERQSENTRLAEAEALLQTLARKTEELQRKQEPAFRKIPEAEAPSPDLHSEDAESSSSEDLLAEVRRLEETLERIRDDVQGLMGCREKCEQLDSLSVSVSEQVEKEIRSLFYGSDKAEELELPESLLQWLSDHFVSTTELQASLSALENRILGNLSLQVEEGKSPSKETITQTVRQATGEAGLSEEHVQLIVNNAMKLYSEDRTGLVDYALESGGGSIISTRCSESFDTKTALLSLFGLPLWYFSQSPRVVIQPDVHPGNCWAFKGSQGYLVIGLSMKIVPTAFSLDHVPKSLSPTGKISSAPQEFNVYGLDDEQQEEGQLLGQFVYDEDGDALQTFFVSEEVPRGFQIIEMKVLSNWGHPEYTCVYRFRVHGKLVDEELASS, encoded by the exons ATGTCCAGACGCAGTCTCCGTCTGCACACCAACACAAGTCACTATGGAGACGACAGTCTACTTGACTCGTCTCTTCACCACAGTGTCGTCTTCAGCCGTGACCA GACACTGAAGAGCAGAAGAGCTCATCACTCTGTTTCAGGGACCCCACAGATTGTTCAAACCCCGAGGTCTGCCTCAACGTCAGTCCTGCAGGCCCATAACAGCACACTGAACAGCTGTGCTCCCAGCAATGCCTCTCTGCTGTCCTCTTTCTTAGAGGAGTCCTCCATACAGGAACACACCCTAGTCGACAGCTTTTGGG gtTTGGATGAAGACTGTGATATTAAGG AACAGACAATCAttgcacaccacagcacagtgGAGGCTAAAACACAGACCTCTACAGCACAGAATGGTTTCATCTGCAAAGACTCCTCCAACGCCTCTCCATCCAAGAACAACAGTTCCCTTCATGATGCTACTGGGCATCAGGCGTCTTTTACAGAGACACCCAGCACAGCCTCCTTTCCAAACACTACGTTGTACTGCAGGGACAAGAATCGCAAATACAAGCCAG GTAATGAGAAATACTACAGCAGTATGAGTGTTAAAGAGGTAGTGCTGCAAAAGGAACGACCGAAGATCAGCGGTGTACTGT GGAAGACGACCTCAGGAAGCTTCTTGTGGCTTGTTGATTTCTTTGCAAA GTGTCTCCCTATGCTCTCGAAAGTCCTATTTCTTGTACCTTTCCTTCTGTTTCTTG CTTTGTGCTACTGGGGGCCGTCCGGACTGTTTGCTAATGTGATGGTGTGGAGAGACGCCTCCTATGTCACCCCTCAATCCACCTCCATGGGCGACTCAGAGGAGAGACAAACTCCccctgacacacacactcag AGGCCCTCAGTTCTGTCGTTGTCATCAGTAGAGGTGGAGAGGTTGATGCGTTTAGAGGACAACTTGTCTCAGCTGTGGGATCGAGTAACTGGGGGTTTGCTCCGGCAGGAGGAGCAGCACACTGAAGTGCTCAGTCTGTATAACACACTGCGCTCAGAGCTCCACACAGAGAGActcacagacagagagagtcTGGGAAAGTGGATTGGAGACCTGCTGGAGGAGCGATTCAGCCTGCTGAAAGGCGAGGTGCAGAAAGAGGCCAAGTACACGCAGCAG CATCAGGAAAAGCATGCAGAAGAGCGTCAGTCAGAGAACACTCGACTCGCTGAAGCTGAGGCTCTCCTTCAGACGTTGGCGCGCAAAACTGAG GAGTTGCAGAGAAAACAAGAGCCTGCTTTTAGAAAGATTCCTGAGGCTGAGGCGCCCTCCCCTGATCTTCACAG TGAGGATGCTGAGAGCAGCTCCAGTGAGGATTTGCTGGCAGAGGTGAGGCGGCTAGAGGAGACTTTGGAGCGCATCAGAGATGATGTGCAGGGGCTGATGGGATGCAGAGAAAAGTGTGAACAGCTGGACTCCCTTTCAGTCTCA GTATCCGAGCAAGTGGAGAAGGAAATCAGGTCTCTGTTTTATGGCAGTGACAAAGCAGAAGAACTGGAGCTTCCTGAATCTCTCCTGCAGTGGCTCTCTGATCACTTTGTGAGCACCACTGAACTGCAGGCTTCACTCAGTGCTCTGGAGAACAGAATTCTGGGTAACCTGTCTCTTCAGGTAGAGGAAGGCAAGTCACCTTCTAAAGAGACGATCACCCAAACTGTACGACAAGCCACAGGGGAGGCAGGCCTCTCTGAGGAA CATGTACAGTTGATTGTCAACAATGCGATGAAGCTCTATTCAGAAGACCGCACCGGTCTGGTGGACTATGCATTGGAATCTGGAG GAGGCAGCATCATAAGCACACGCTGTTCAGAGTCCTTTGACACCAAAACTGCACTGCTGAGTCTGTTTGGCCTCCCACTGTGGTACTTCTCCCAGTCACCACGTgtagtcatacag CCAGATGTGCATCCTGGGAACTGCTGGGCATTTAAAGGATCACAAGGTTATCTGGTGATTGGGTTGTCCATGAAGATTGTGCCTACAGCCTTTTCTCTAGATCATGTGCCCAAATCCCTGTCACCCACCGGGAAAATCAGCAGTGCCCCGCAAGAGTTCAATGTATAT GGTCTTGATGATGAGCAGCAAGAAGAGGGGCAGTTGCTCGGACAGTTTGTTTATGATGAAGATGGAGATGCTCTTCAGACTTTCTTTGTATCT GAGGAGGTTCCAAGAGGTTTTCAGATCATTGAGATGAAAGTGCTGTCTAACTGGGGTCATCCTGAATACACCTGTGTGTACCGTTTCCGGGTTCACGGGAAGCTTGTTGATGAAGAACTTGCAAGCAGTTAA